In Burkholderia sp. PAMC 26561, a single genomic region encodes these proteins:
- a CDS encoding DUF1156 domain-containing protein, producing the protein MIPKKKLIEVALPLEAINQASAREKSIRHGHPSTLHLWWARRPLAAARAVIFAQMVDDPSAHPDIFKTEKAQEKERQRLFRIIEELVKWENTSNEKVLQQARDEIWQSWRYTCAENADHPRAKELFDRHVLPAFHDPFAGGGALPLEAQRLGLESYASDLNPVPVLINKAMIEIPPKFAGKPPVNPDAQQQKAQMDQSWKGAQGLAADVRYYGQWMRNEAEKRIGHLYPKVEVTAAMAQERPDLKNYVGQKLTVIAWLWSRTVKSPNPAFASVEVPLASTFMLATKPGKEAYVEPVIEDGGYRFTVKVGKPKDAEAAKNGTKLARGANFKCLMSGTPMDSAYVKDEGRAGRLGARLMAIVTEGERGRVYLSPTSLIETAAQMVEPTWMPEGSFVEDARAFTPCIYGIKEWRHLFTQRQLVALTTFSDLVQEMRNAVKSAALVAAGRPDDGRRLVEDDAEATAYADALAIFLSFVLSRSVDRGSTICTWDNSPKMEALRNTFARQALPMTWDFAEGNPFSESSGNWMNNVEWVAKAVDYFPARAGGGAAQQDASTQTTSEGKVVSTDPPYYDNVPYADLSDFFYVWLRRSLRPFFPDLFATVAVPKAEELVATAYRHGGKAGAEAFFLDGMTHAMHRLAEQAHPAFPVTIYYAFKQAETNDDDGTTNTGWDTFLAAVIEAGFSISGTWPMRTELANRMRGAESNALASSIILVCRQRAANAPTATRREFVAALKADLPQALAHLQAGNIAPVDLAQAAIGPGMGVYTRYAKVLDAEGKPLSVRAALALINQTLDEALAEQEGDFDADTRWALTWFEQTGFAEGDYGVAEQLSKSKNTAVAGLVDGGILISKAGKVRLLKPAEMPTNWNPETDRRLTVWEIVHHLIRMLEAGGERAAAAAVTKLGVKAETARELCYRLYTLCERKRRATEAMAYNGLVQSWPEITRLASETPRAAAPGTEDLFDQE; encoded by the coding sequence ATGATCCCGAAAAAGAAACTCATTGAAGTCGCACTGCCGCTGGAGGCGATTAACCAGGCCAGCGCGCGCGAGAAGTCCATTCGCCACGGGCACCCGAGTACGCTCCATCTGTGGTGGGCGCGGCGGCCTCTGGCGGCTGCGCGGGCGGTGATCTTTGCGCAGATGGTCGACGACCCCTCGGCGCATCCGGACATCTTCAAAACTGAAAAAGCGCAAGAGAAGGAGCGGCAGCGGTTGTTCCGCATCATCGAGGAACTGGTGAAGTGGGAGAACACCTCGAACGAGAAGGTGTTGCAGCAGGCGCGTGACGAAATCTGGCAGAGCTGGCGTTACACCTGCGCCGAGAACGCCGATCATCCGCGCGCGAAAGAACTATTCGACCGCCACGTGCTGCCCGCATTTCATGACCCTTTCGCCGGCGGCGGAGCGCTACCGCTGGAAGCGCAGCGGCTAGGGCTGGAGAGCTATGCGTCCGATCTCAACCCGGTGCCGGTGCTGATCAACAAGGCGATGATCGAGATTCCACCGAAGTTTGCCGGCAAGCCGCCGGTGAATCCCGATGCGCAGCAACAAAAAGCGCAAATGGACCAAAGTTGGAAGGGCGCGCAGGGGCTGGCCGCCGACGTGCGGTACTACGGCCAATGGATGCGCAACGAAGCCGAGAAGCGCATCGGTCATCTCTACCCCAAAGTTGAGGTCACGGCGGCAATGGCGCAGGAACGGCCGGACCTGAAGAATTATGTAGGCCAGAAGCTTACCGTCATCGCCTGGCTGTGGTCGCGCACCGTGAAAAGCCCCAACCCGGCCTTTGCCAGCGTGGAGGTGCCGCTGGCCTCCACCTTCATGCTCGCGACCAAGCCGGGCAAGGAAGCCTATGTCGAACCTGTGATCGAGGACGGTGGTTACCGCTTCACGGTGAAGGTGGGCAAGCCGAAGGATGCGGAAGCGGCGAAGAACGGCACCAAGCTGGCGCGGGGGGCGAACTTCAAGTGCTTGATGTCGGGCACGCCAATGGACAGCGCCTATGTCAAGGACGAGGGTAGGGCTGGACGCTTGGGCGCGCGGCTCATGGCCATCGTCACTGAGGGGGAGCGCGGGCGGGTCTACTTGTCGCCTACTTCATTGATCGAGACTGCAGCCCAGATGGTAGAACCGACTTGGATGCCTGAAGGATCGTTTGTCGAAGACGCCCGGGCGTTCACTCCATGCATTTACGGGATAAAAGAGTGGCGACATCTCTTTACCCAGCGCCAGCTCGTGGCGCTGACGACCTTCTCGGATCTTGTGCAGGAAATGCGCAATGCGGTCAAATCGGCTGCATTGGTGGCGGCAGGGCGCCCTGATGACGGGAGAAGGTTAGTCGAAGACGACGCAGAGGCCACGGCTTACGCTGATGCGCTGGCCATATTTCTCTCGTTTGTGCTGAGCAGATCAGTGGACCGAGGCTCGACGATTTGCACTTGGGACAACAGCCCCAAGATGGAGGCGCTTCGGAATACCTTTGCCCGGCAGGCTCTTCCGATGACGTGGGATTTTGCGGAAGGGAATCCGTTCTCCGAGTCGAGCGGCAATTGGATGAACAATGTCGAATGGGTTGCGAAGGCCGTCGATTATTTTCCGGCGCGCGCGGGCGGCGGAGCGGCGCAGCAGGATGCGTCCACTCAAACGACCAGCGAGGGAAAGGTTGTTTCTACCGACCCACCCTACTACGACAATGTTCCCTACGCGGACTTGTCGGATTTCTTCTACGTCTGGTTGCGCCGTTCGCTGAGGCCGTTTTTTCCCGATCTCTTCGCCACGGTGGCTGTGCCCAAGGCCGAAGAACTGGTCGCCACAGCCTATCGACACGGCGGCAAAGCCGGCGCCGAAGCATTCTTCCTCGACGGCATGACGCATGCAATGCACCGTCTCGCTGAGCAGGCGCATCCAGCTTTCCCGGTCACTATCTACTACGCCTTCAAACAAGCCGAAACCAATGACGATGACGGCACGACGAATACCGGCTGGGACACCTTCCTCGCCGCTGTGATCGAGGCGGGATTTTCCATCAGCGGAACCTGGCCGATGCGGACTGAATTGGCCAACCGCATGCGAGGGGCAGAGTCCAACGCCCTCGCTTCCAGCATCATCCTCGTTTGCCGCCAGCGCGCTGCGAACGCGCCAACAGCCACTCGCCGCGAGTTCGTCGCGGCACTCAAGGCCGACTTGCCGCAGGCGCTGGCCCACCTGCAAGCCGGCAACATCGCCCCGGTCGACCTCGCCCAAGCGGCCATCGGCCCAGGCATGGGGGTCTATACCCGTTACGCCAAGGTACTTGATGCCGAAGGCAAGCCGCTCTCGGTGCGCGCCGCGCTGGCGCTCATTAACCAGACCCTCGACGAAGCACTGGCCGAGCAGGAAGGCGACTTTGACGCCGACACCCGTTGGGCACTCACATGGTTCGAGCAGACCGGCTTTGCTGAAGGTGATTACGGTGTAGCCGAACAGCTCTCCAAGTCGAAGAACACTGCTGTGGCCGGCTTGGTCGACGGGGGCATTCTTATTTCCAAGGCTGGCAAGGTGCGCTTGCTGAAACCCGCTGAAATGCCCACCAACTGGAACCCAGAGACCGATAGACGGCTCACTGTCTGGGAGATAGTGCACCACCTGATTCGCATGCTCGAGGCCGGTGGCGAACGTGCAGCGGCAGCGGCGGTGACCAAACTCGGCGTGAAGGCCGAAACCGCGCGCGAACTCTGCTACCGCCTTTACACCCTGTGTGAGCGCAAAAGGCGTGCAACCGAAGCCATGGCGTACAACGGCCTGGTGCAGAGTTGGCCGGAGATCACCCGGCTGGCCAGCGAAACGCCTCGTGCTGCTGCGCCAGGTACCGAAGATTTGTTTGATCAGGAATAA